A window of Oncorhynchus masou masou isolate Uvic2021 chromosome 19, UVic_Omas_1.1, whole genome shotgun sequence genomic DNA:
tggaaggctgcctgaaacatttgacccaagttaaacaatttaaaggcaatgctaccaaatactaattgagtgtatgtaaatttctgacccactgggaatgtgatgaaagaaataaaagctgaaataaatcattctctctactattattctgacatttcacattcttaaaattaagtggtgatcctaactgatcctaacaatcaggaattgtgaaaaactgagtttaaatgtatttgcctaaggcgtatttaaacttccgacttcaactgtagatacacACAAACAATTACCAATCTATCTGTATAGTATTTGGCTAAGGATAATTGTACATCATTATAATTTGTATTATAAGTCATTTTAAAACTGGAACTAATCAATCAAACTCATGTAAAACAACAAAACCTGAAGTGCATGGCGTTATGTTTATGTCAACATCGTTCCTAAGGGGCTATGGAGTCTTGTCAttttgggaggtgtgtgtgtgtgtgtaccgtgtgtgtgttgtCGCTATTTTAAATGCAGATATTGTCTCCTTCCTTCAATTGAATCAATACTTTTTTATACAAACAGGTGTGGTGCAGATACAGTGATGATGATAAAACAGGAATTTAAAACAAAAATTAAAAAAATCACTGAGTGAAAACAGAGGGAAGATGTTCAAGGTAACTCACCCCAGAAACCACTATTAGATTTCACACAACAttacttttgtttttgtttaactATTTTCATCTTTCAAACAGGAATTACTTCACTGTACATTACAACCTTGCTTGCCACATTTCCTGTTTTCCCATCCCAAAATCCCTTCAAATCATAAAcaaaacagtctctctctctctgaaatctTTCCAATTAATTTTGTCCCGACTGGTATTTTCTCAAAAGAAGATTGCATAATTCTGAGATGAGCTTGTTGTGAAGATTTTAcatagtttattttttatttgtttgttttgcaGAAGGCTTTGAGTAACTGACAGTAGCATCTTGTGAGTCTGTGTCTTTGAAATCATTCATGGTTGGTCAGAGTGGGAGCAAAAGTAGGTTTCTCTAGAGGAGGTCTTGTGTAAACAGAGGGTTTTTATTCCACGTTGTGCTGATGGCAGGTTTGGCAAAAAGGACATTTTGTGTCTGATCTTCTCATGCTTTACAGTTGggacctggagagagggagatatgggaaATGACATCAGATCTGAGTGAATGGGATGAATTTATAATCATAATTCAAAATCAGATTATTACCCAGCAAAAAATGTCCACATTggcactacagtgccttgcgaaagtatttggcccccttgaactttgcgacctttcgccacatttcaggcttcaaacataaagatataaaactgtatttttttgtgaagaatcaacaacaagtgggacacaatcatgaagtggaacgacatttattggatatttcaaactttaacaattcaaaaactgaaaaattgggcgtgcaaaattattcagcccccttaagttaatactttgtagcgccaccttttgctgcgattagagctgcaagtcgcttggggtatgtctctatcagttttgcacattgagagactgaaaatttttcccattgctccttgcaaaacagctcgagctcagtgaggttggatggagagcatttgtgaacagcagttttcagttctttccacagattctcgattggattcaggtctggactttgacttggccattctaacacctggatatgtttatttttgaaccattccattgtagattttgctttatgttttggatcattgtcttgttggaagacaaatctccgtcccagtctcaggtcttttgcagactccatcaggttttcttccagaatggtcctgtatttggctccatccatcttcccatcaattttaaccatcttccctgtccctgctgaaaaaaagcaggcccaaaccatgatgctgccaccaccatgtttgacactgggtatggtgtgttcagggtgatgagctgttttgcttttacgccaaacataacgttttgcaatgttgccaaaaagttcaattttgatttcatctgaccagagcaccttcttccacatgtttggtgtgtctcccaggtggcttgtggcaaactttaaatgacactttttatggatatctttaagaaatggctttcttcttgccactcttccataaaggccagatttgtgcaatatacgactgattgttgtcctatggacagagtctcccacctcagctgtagatctctgcagttcatccagagtgatcatgggcctcttggctgcacctctgatcagtcttctccttgtatgagctgatagtttagagggacggccaggtcttggtagatttgcagtggtcttatactccttccatttcaatattatcgcttgcacagtgttccttgggatgtttaaagcttgggaaatctttttgtatccaaatccggctttaaacttcttcacaacagtttctcggacctgcctggtgtgttccttgttcttcatgatgctctctgcgcttttaacggacctctgagactatcacagtgcaggtgcatttatacggagacttgattacacacaggtggattgtatttatcatcattagtcatttaggtcaacattggatcattcagagatcctcactgaacttctggagagagtttgctgcactgaaagtaaaggggctgaataattttgcacgcccaatttttcagtttttgatttgttaaaaaagtttgaaatatccaataaatgtcgttccacttcatgattgtgtcccacttgttgttgattcttcacaaaaaaatgcagttttatatctttatgtttgaagcctgaaatgtggcaaaaggtcgcaaagttcaagggggccgaatactttcgcaaggcactgtatgtgggcCCAAATATTGGCCCCATGTACATTTCTTGTGGACAGACTATGTAAACATAAATGGTACCGTAGATAAAGGGTGTTGTAAAGAGAGCGAATGGAGCTTTTCGTTCCAGTTCCGATACTTGTTCTACCTCTTCTCTTAACACGTATGGACCCAGAACTTAATTCAGTGTCTGACCAATTACGCAAGACTTCCCAAATTGGGCCAATGCGCCTTTGCTCATTGGCTCCATGTTGGCCCCCAAGGCATTTGCCCAGTGTGGCCCAGTGTGGATGGCCCATATCTGGTGAAGGCACCCCTCACTTTACCTGAAGTAAGCCCATCTGTTCCCAGAAAACATGTCTAAATTGGCACAATGTGGGCCCAAAACAGGCATAAATATTGGCCTGCCGATGCACTTGTTCTATTTAAAAGGAATTTATTAAattataatttatttattacAATTTAATAActgtgtgggctagcctgtgttgggctggtgtggtctAGCCTGTTCCCACCACCGAATACCCTGGGCCAATGGGGTGGTTTTTGCTGACTAACTGTAATCCAAGTGACACAGTCCAAAATTACTTTCAAGCAACATGACAAATCGATATACATGCTTTCACTATTCTCTGCTAGACAGctagacagctagagacagacagaaaatcacatattctctctctctggcactaATGGCAGTCCCAGATGTACACAGACAGTGACATGGACTCTGACCTACTCCGCCACCTCCAGAGCGAACCCCCCTCTCAGCCAGGGACCCAGTTCTGAGGTCCCTGCTTGGTACTGGTGAAGCTGCTAAGGTTGGTTCCGTTCAGGTTGGCCAGAGACTCAAAGTTAAAGTCCAGGCCATCTGCGTCCATCAGCTCATTTCTGATGATGGACTCCATGTCACACTCCAGGCTCCCGTTAAACATGTCCAAGTCCAGGTCAGTGGGAAAGCGGTCGGGGCCTAGCGAGCAgatcccaccactgccaccagcGCTCCTGTTCAGGAAGAGAGACGAATCAATCTGCATCATAGAGGATCCGTTTGATCCAAGTCTCAGTGGAGAGTGCAGGAGCTGCTGCTTGGCGTTAGCCTCGTTGTTCAGGCTCAGACCCCCGTTCAGGGTCCTGAGGGAGCCCTGGTTGTGGTTGTGAGGGTGCAAGAGACCTCCCTGCCCTCCCTGTCCAGCAACCATGGTCCCAAAGGACATCATGGGGTCGCTGCAGAGCATGAGGCCTCGCCGGGAGTTCTGGGAGATGACAGCGGCGGCGCTGGCCTGTGACATCAGCGGATCGGACTGGGTCATCATGACGTCGCTGTGGCTATGGCCCTCTGAGTTGAGCAGGTCCTGCAAGGTCTGGCTGCCGAAGCGGGAGATGCAGGAGAAGGATGTCTGCTTATTCTCCTGGATGGTCTGCATGGGGGCGGGCCGCAGGGAGGAACCCGCTGCGAGGGGCCCGAAGATGGAATTATTGTAGCCGCCGCTGCTTGCACCATTAGAGGGGGATGCAGCGGAGGGAGAGGCGGCTGAGGAGGTGGAGCCCAGCCCGGCAGGCTTGGAGCCAAAGCTGAACCCGGTGGATCCTCTCTGAGTGGTCGGTCCGGTTGGGTTGGGGGCCAGAGTAATGTTATCCAGCAGCTCATCCATCAGGTCATCCGCCAGCCCGTCGTTCAGGTTCATGGTTCCTGCCAGGTCTGCCAAGCGAGGCAGCTCTGCGGGTACTGCCTTCCCATTGGGTGTGGGAGCGTTCCCGGGCGACAGCGCCCTGCCAGGGCTGGAGTATAGCATGGGCGACAGCGGCGGTTCATCGTCCGGCACCTCGTCCAGCTCTGGGTTGGCTAGGATGGGCGAAAGGCGCCCGCTCAGCGTGCTGGCGTTGGAGTTGGTGCGTGAGCGGAAGTCTGTCCAGGCATCCAGGTCCTCACTGCTCCGTGATGTGGGGCTGCCTGGCCACTTGGAAAGCCCTGAGGGGCTGTCTCCGCCCCCCTCGCCTGCCGCCACTGCCTGGAGGGCCGCCTTCTTCTTGGCTGCACGACCGCGGGCAGACTTGGTGTACTTGTTGCTGTTGTCCATGGAGACAGCACGGCGCCGGGGGGccttccccccttttcctccctccGGGTTTATCATCCACCAGGAACTCTTTCCCGTTCCCTCATTCTGGACACGGATGAAACGactgtggagggagaggttgtgtcggatggagttctgtcagagagaTTGAAAagaaagagcgagacagagagagagagagagagagagttagagagtccACTACAGTGCTCAAAATCATTGAAAAGTAATTAAGCAAACAATGCATGTAATCATTATGGAGTATTCATGTTATTTTTCATTTTTCCATCAATGATTGTATGAATCATGTTAATTAAGTCCAGGAACATTGATTTATAAACCACCCATTGAGTTTGTACTCAATGTTCTTTGAGATGAGCGCTGCTAGAAGAATAAAGCTTAGACTGTTCATTCCCTGCTGAATGGAACGCCACAGATAGCAACACATGAATAACATGCGGCAACAATTAGCGTTGATGTTCCTATTGTAGTgtgtgcatgtacacacacacacacacacacacacacacacacacacacacacacacacacacacacacacacacacacacacacacacacacacacacacacacacacacacacacacacacacacacacacacacggcactccCGCCACGACATTGCGTAACAGGCAGGTTTTGAAGTGTGCGTGTGTACTTGGCAGGGGTATTGTGAGTCATCGCTGGTGTGTATTGATCTGAGACAAGCTCCTTCATGCTCAGAACAGAGTTGGGAGACACACAGCAGGTTGTGTTATTCATCATCAAATATTCAAACAGTTTGTTTTCATAGCAGGGATAAGCCtacatcagggatgggcaactggcacCCTGTGGACCAATACAattttttttataatatatttttttaaactcagcaaacattttttagattggtaaattagtctagcggcAAGCTATCTAGACTTAGTAAGCATGGTTCGAAATACTGACCGGGGTGGGGACCATTGATCATCAGCTATCATATTAAAAACAGCAAACATTTTCCTCCACCCTATaacaaaatatgtagaattgcaggaaattagctgtaaaacggcaacattttctctccaccccatggcaaatgGAGTAGAATTACatgaaattaactttaaaaatgtaaatgttctttGCTGTCATGAGGGAGGccgctaaaatgttttgctcacaAGATTATGATTTCATAATGGTACCAGTAAAATTAAAGGCACCATAATACCATACCACTCACAGAATCCACATGTCCatcgcagcacacacacacacacagaaaataacaCCCATCTATCCGTGGCCATGTGGACGCTTCAGCtgacatttttttatatatatacatatatatatatatatatatttacctttatttaactaggcaaatcagttaagaacaaattcttcttttcaatgacggcctaggaacagtgggttaactgcctgttcaggggcagaacgacagatttgtaccttgtaagctcggggatatgaacttgcaacctttcagttactagtccaatgctctaaccactaggctacatgctttCATATACAGTACCATGGCCCATTTATGATGGAGTAATgaacacacactctctaaccTCACAT
This region includes:
- the LOC135505752 gene encoding forkhead box protein O3-like, translating into MAEVPAPSIHTELDVAIDPDFEPQKRPRSCTWPLPRPESNSGKPESNDTDVIPEEDDDEEEQHATSMAINVNGTSSSSSLGADDQNSNSPTAEGLLSRQENGGSPLPSQSPTATSGTVSTSSPGAQTARKSSSRRNAWGNLSYADLITKAISSTPDKRLTLSQIYEWMVRCVPYFKDKGDSNSSAGWKNSIRHNLSLHSRFIRVQNEGTGKSSWWMINPEGGKGGKAPRRRAVSMDNSNKYTKSARGRAAKKKAALQAVAAGEGGGDSPSGLSKWPGSPTSRSSEDLDAWTDFRSRTNSNASTLSGRLSPILANPELDEVPDDEPPLSPMLYSSPGRALSPGNAPTPNGKAVPAELPRLADLAGTMNLNDGLADDLMDELLDNITLAPNPTGPTTQRGSTGFSFGSKPAGLGSTSSAASPSAASPSNGASSGGYNNSIFGPLAAGSSLRPAPMQTIQENKQTSFSCISRFGSQTLQDLLNSEGHSHSDVMMTQSDPLMSQASAAAVISQNSRRGLMLCSDPMMSFGTMVAGQGGQGGLLHPHNHNQGSLRTLNGGLSLNNEANAKQQLLHSPLRLGSNGSSMMQIDSSLFLNRSAGGSGGICSLGPDRFPTDLDLDMFNGSLECDMESIIRNELMDADGLDFNFESLANLNGTNLSSFTSTKQGPQNWVPG